GTATCGCTGGCCGACCTGATGGACAACTTCAAGGATGCCCGCGCCCTGGTGGGCGAAATGCTGATGGCCCTCATCATCGAGGACATCGGCAAGGAGGAAACCGTGGTGGTGATCGAGGGCGACGTGCTCAACCCGCCACGCACGGTGGTGCTGAACAGCCCTGAGGTGGACCCGCACACCGGCATCGTGCTGCTGTCGAACGACGTGCAGCGCACGCGCCTCAAGGTGGCGCTGGAGGATGTGCCCAGCTCCAGCAGCTTCCGCGCCCAGCAGCTCAACGCTCTGTCGGAATCGGTCAAGGCCGCTACGCCGGAGATCCAGCAGGTAGTGATGCCGTTCATGATCGACCTCATGGACATGCCCCGCAAGAAGGAGGTGGTGGAGGCCATCCGCAAGGCCCAGGGCCAGGCCGATCCCGAGGCCATCCGCGCCCAGGTCAAGCAGGAGCTGATGCACGACCTCAAGGAGCGCGAGCTGGCGTTGCGTGAGCGCGAAGTGGCTGCGCGCGAAGCACTCATGCAGGCGCAGAAGGTGCAGACCGGCGTGCAATCTGCGTTCTCTGCTATGCAAGCAGGAGCGCAGGTGGCCATGAACCCAGCCATTGCGCCCGTCGCTGACGAGGTGATGAAAGGCGCGGGCTACCAGCGGCCGAACCCTGGCGGCGATGACCCGAACTTTCCCACCGCTGGCGGTCTGCCGGTGGCGCCCGGCCCGGTACCAACCGGCGGCGCGGGTGGTGCGACGGCGGAGCCAGGCGTGGCCGATGTCCGGCAGAACACCAGCCCGGAATTCCCACCCGTGCCACAAGAGGCAGGGCAGGGCATGCAGGGCATCGAGACACCCGCTGTGGCCGACAACCTGCCAGCGTGAGGCAACCGGCATAGGGCGCAGCGATCCGGCGCCGTGGCTTGACCATGAGGCCCTACCCGCAACGGTCAGGGTTTCGCCGCAGCCACGGCACCATCACTGGAGTACCAGCCATGTCACGCACTTCCCGCCTCTTCGCCATCGCCGCCATTGCCTGCGCTGCTGCCGCTGGCGCCTTCGCTTCGGCCGCCGTTGCCTCGCGCGACTATGTGGTGGCCGCCGTTCATCGCGCCTGGGACTTCGTGCTCGATGGCTTCCGCGTGAGTGTGGAGGTGCAGCGGATCAGCCCCAGCCAGGACAAGCCGCGCGTGCGGCTGGTGGCGGCCAAGGCCTTCATCATGCGCATGGCCAAACGCGAGCGCCCTAATGTGACCCCGCTGTGGCGCATGTGCCCGTCCACCTAAGCGCATGCCGCGATCCCCAGAAAGCCGCCCACCGAGGCGGCTTTTTTGTGCCCGCCCAGCATAGGGCAGAGGGTTTTCGCCACACCCGTGAATACTCGTTTCCAAGCCCCCCGCTGTGAAGCGCCGGGCGAAACCGCACCGCTGTGAAGCGGCGCATATCCCGCAGCAGGAGAGCGGAAAGCCGGGGCGATGGCCCTGGCCAACCCTCGACCGCATGCCCAGTCAGGCCCAGCCGGATAGCTGGGATGGAGCACGCAGCAAATGGCACTCACACCTGCCGAACTTCTCGAAAAGGCCCTCAACGGCGAGTCGTTGGATGACGACCACGCTGACGAAGCCACAAAGACCACCACCACCCAGGAAGAGCCCACGGACAACAACACCGACGACGCAGCGGATGCTGCCAAGGCCGGTGCAGATGAACAGGGCAAGACCACGGGCGGCGCTGGCACCACCGAAGACGACGAGCCCAAGGGCGCGCCGATTGCCAGCAAGTCTGGCGCTTACACGATTCCCTACGAGAAGCTGGAGCAGGCGCGCGACCGCGCCAAAACTCTGGAGGGTGAAAACGAGTCCCTGCGCGCGCAGCTGGCAGAGCTGAACGCCAAGCAGCAGGCGAACCTGGAACAGGCCGAGGACAAAGCCCAAGCCCGCGCGGATGCCGGGAAGGCGCAGACCCAGGCCGACCAGAACCTTGAAGCCGCGAAGAAGGCCATGGGCCAGGGTGTGGACGCATCCCTGTTCGGTGACTTCTCGGAAGAAGGTATCGCCAAGGGCATCGCCGCCCTGATGGAGCGCACTCGTGAGGAGCTGCGCGCCGAGCTGCGCGAAGAAGCCGCCCGCGAGTTGAAGCCCCTCAAGGACCGCGAGGCCCAGGAGGTCAAGGACAGCCACTACGGCGCGATCTTCGAAAAGCATCCCGATGCCAACGAAATCGTGCAGTCGTCGCAGTTCGCCGCCTGGCACGCCAGCCTGCCGGGCTTCCAGCGTGCAGCTGTCGATGCCGTGCTCAACCCGGAAACGGGCGGCACTGCTGCGGAAGTGATTGAAGTTTTTGACACGTTCAAGGCGCAGACCGGCAAGGCCGCAGCGCCTGCCGCTCAGGACAAGGGCAAGGCACCGGAGGTGCAACGCCGCGTCCCTCACTCGCTGTCGGAGATCGCGGGAGAGCAGCACCAGGACATCGCACAGCAGGTGATGGCTTCGGCTGGCACCGACCCCAACGCGCTCATCGAGCGCATGCAAGACATGTCGCCCGAGCAGATCGAGCGCGTGATGAACGCCGTTTAGTTTTTTGAAACCGGGCCGCTCGTGATGAGCCGCCCCCGTCCCATTGAAGGAGGTCACTATGACCATGAACAGCCACGTACCGGCCGGTTCCGATAAGGCGATGTTTGTTCAGGCTGCGGGCATGTTTGCCCTGGCCGAAAACCGCGCCTCTCGTCTGGGCCAAATGTCCGGTCCCCTGCCCAAGGGCGAGGGGAAGGTAGCGGAAATGATCCGCAAGCAGTCCAGCTCCGATTTCCCCATCGTGAAGTGCATGGACTTGTCGCGCGGCACCGGCGACGAGGTGGAATTCCACTTTGTGCAGCCGACCAAGATGCGTCCCACCATGGGCTCGCGCATGGTCGAGGGCAAGGGTAAGGGCCTGGCATACGACAAGGCCCGCATCCGCGTGGATCAGGCGCGTATCCCCGTCAAGCTGGGCGACACCATGACGAACATCCGTTCGGCCGTGGACTTCACCCGATTGGCACGCCCTGTGGCCCAGTCGCACGCCAATGCGTACATCGACCAGTCGATCCTGACCCACTTGGGCGGTGCTCGCGGCTTTCACGACAACATCGAGTGGCGCGTCCCCACCGAGGACGATCCCGAGTTTGCCGAAATGCTGGTGAACCCGGTGAAGGCCCCCACCAAGAACCGTCACTACCTGGCTGACGGCACCAACGGTGTGAAGGCTTTCAGCGTGAACACCGGCGATGTTGCTCTGGCAACCACGGACGACCTGAACATGAGCGTGGTGGATGCCGTTCGCACGCTCATCGAGTCGCTGCCCCTGCCTCCCCCCGCCGTGAAGATCCCCGGCGACATGGCCTCCGAAGACGAGCCGCTGCGCGCACTGCTGCTGTCGCCCGCCCAGTACCACGCCTTTGCGCAGGATGACAACTTCCGCAAGTTCCAGGTGGCGGCCATGAACCGCGCCGCGAACGCGAAGCGTCACCCCCTGTTCCTGGGCGAGGCAGCACTGTGGAACGGCATTCTGCTGCTCAAGCAGCCCAAGCCGATCCGCTTTTACGCAGGTAACACCATCCGCTACAGCGCCAGCAACACGACCGAGAACGAAAGCACCTGCCTGGTGCCTGCATCGTTCACCAACACCCATGCGGTGGATCGTGCGATCTTGCTGGGCGGCCAGTCGCTGATGCAAGCCTTCGCGGCCTCTGGCATGTCGGGCATGCCGTTCTTCTGGAACGAAGAAACCTTCGACCACAAGGACAAGCGCGAGCTGATGATCGGTGTGATCCAGGGCCTGCAAAAGGTTCGTTTCCCTGTGGATCAGGGCGATGGCACCAAGCACTGGACCGACATCGGCGCCATGGCCATCGACACGGTGGTGAAGCTCATCCCCGGCGAACGCTGATAGGCCACGCGGGGCGCCACGTGCGCCTCGCCTCCATCCCCCTCAATTCAAGAACGGAGGCCAACCATGGCAACCATCAAAGTCAAGAGCGTCGGCAACGGCGTGCACCTGGGCAACACGCCGTGGGGCAATCTCACTGCGCTGCGCTACGTCGTCAAGACCAACGCCACGGGCGCGGTCATCAACTCCGACTCCACTGCGGCCATCGCTGTCAACGACATCGTGAACCTGGGGCACCTGCCTTCTGGTTTCCGCTTCATTGACAGCCAGGTCACGGTGGTGACCGGCATGAAGGCTACCGCCACCGGCGATCTGGGCTTTGCCTACAAGGACGGCGTGGACGACACCGCTGTACCGCAGGACGCGGACTACTTCGGTGCTGGCCTGGCTATCGCCACCGCAGCCCGTCTGCGCAACGCCACCACGAACCCCAGCATCGTGCTGCCCAAGGACGCCAACCTGCTGCTGACCGTCAAGACGGTGGGCAACGACAAGGCCTCGGAGATCGAGGTGGTGATCTACGGCATTGCCGAAGGCGTGAAGTAAGGAACGGCGGGCCGGGTAACCGGCCTGCCTCCTTTTCTGGAGGCTCCCATGAAATTTGAGTTGATCCGCTACGAGGGCACGGCCCCGTACACCGACCGTACCCCCATGCGCAACGCCTGGGAGCCCGGCGAAGAAAAGCTTGTGTCCGAAGCGGACGCCAAGGCGCTGATGCGCTACTTGGAGTTCAAGCGCGTTCCTGCCGAAGCCAAGAAGGCCGCAAAGGCGAGCAAAGAGCCCGCAGCCAAGGGCGACGATGGCAAGGACGACAACGCTGCGGCACTGGCCCTGGCCAAGCAGGCGGCCACCGAGCAGCAGCTGCGCGAGAAAAAGGCCGCAGAACAGACAGAGGCAACTCTTCTGGAAGTGTCGCAAATGACCAAGGCCGCATTGACGGAATTTGCGAAGGCGAACTACGGCGTGGTGCTGGATACCAAGAACAAAGTCGATGACCTGCGTAACCAGGTCACGGCGCTGGTGCATGGCGGGCTCAACTAATGACCCTCGGCGATCTGATCCGGCGCTTTCGCGTGCTTGCCGATGACAAGGTGGTGCCGTACTTCTGGTCCAACGCGGACATTGTGGACTGGCTCAACGATGCCCAAGCGCAGGCTTGTGTGCGTGGCCGTCTGCTGCCGGAGGATGCCAACCCCGACATCTGCGAGGTGGCTGTCACGGCAGGGACCCACACCTACCAGCTGCACCCCACGGTTTACGAGCTGGTGCACACCGGCTTTCGCCCAGCAGCTCCTGGTGGTCGGCCTGGCAAGTTCTTGCTCAAGTCGCGCGAATGGCTGAACGCCAACTACCCCAACTGGCGTGATGCTGACGACTGGCATCACATGGACGGCGGCACGCGCTACCTGGTGCAGAACGACACCACGGTGCGCATCGTCCCTACGCCGGCGGAAGACGGCACATTGACCATTGAGGCCTACCGGCTCCCGCTTGAAGAGCTGTCTGCCGACGACGTCTCCGCTTCACCAGAAATCCACGCCGCGCACCACGAACACCTGCTGCTGTGGGCGCTGCACAAGGCGTTTTCGGTTCCAGACGCGGAGCTGATTGACCCAGTACGGGCGCAGAAAGCCGAAGAGGGATTCACGGCCTATTTTGGGCCGCTCCCTGATAGCGACATGCGCCGCATCACGCGCGAGGACATTGCGCACCGCAACGAGGCGATCTTGGCCTAAGTCCCCTCCAGTCGAGCGTTCTAGAAATTAAGGAGCCAACCATGGCCAACGCCCACTACGCCAAAGGCAAAGAGAAACTTCTCTCCAGCGCCGTCAACTACATGACAGACACCATCAAGGTGGCACTGGTTAAGAACAACTACGCGCAAGACCTTGCGAACGACGAGTTCTTCGGTCCGCATCTGAGCGCCCATGTGATCGGCACGCCGCAGACGCTGACGGGCAAGAGCATCACGAACGGCGTGTTCGACGCAGCTGACGTGACCTTCCTGACGGTCGCGGCCGGCGACACCCTCGAAGGCGTGGTGAT
Above is a window of Acidovorax sp. KKS102 DNA encoding:
- a CDS encoding DUF4043 family protein, with product MTMNSHVPAGSDKAMFVQAAGMFALAENRASRLGQMSGPLPKGEGKVAEMIRKQSSSDFPIVKCMDLSRGTGDEVEFHFVQPTKMRPTMGSRMVEGKGKGLAYDKARIRVDQARIPVKLGDTMTNIRSAVDFTRLARPVAQSHANAYIDQSILTHLGGARGFHDNIEWRVPTEDDPEFAEMLVNPVKAPTKNRHYLADGTNGVKAFSVNTGDVALATTDDLNMSVVDAVRTLIESLPLPPPAVKIPGDMASEDEPLRALLLSPAQYHAFAQDDNFRKFQVAAMNRAANAKRHPLFLGEAALWNGILLLKQPKPIRFYAGNTIRYSASNTTENESTCLVPASFTNTHAVDRAILLGGQSLMQAFAASGMSGMPFFWNEETFDHKDKRELMIGVIQGLQKVRFPVDQGDGTKHWTDIGAMAIDTVVKLIPGER
- a CDS encoding DUF6682 family protein; the protein is MTLGDLIRRFRVLADDKVVPYFWSNADIVDWLNDAQAQACVRGRLLPEDANPDICEVAVTAGTHTYQLHPTVYELVHTGFRPAAPGGRPGKFLLKSREWLNANYPNWRDADDWHHMDGGTRYLVQNDTTVRIVPTPAEDGTLTIEAYRLPLEELSADDVSASPEIHAAHHEHLLLWALHKAFSVPDAELIDPVRAQKAEEGFTAYFGPLPDSDMRRITREDIAHRNEAILA